One Nitrospinota bacterium DNA segment encodes these proteins:
- a CDS encoding FAD-dependent oxidoreductase, which translates to MSSKTYDIAVIGGGIHGVGTAQAAAAAGYSVAVLEMKGLASGTSGKSSKLIHGGLRYLETAQLSLVQECLHERALLLKNAPGLVELKKIFIPVYRETSRRPLLIRAGLSMYYALSGFNRDSGFITVPKREWEHLDGMDANGIQAVFQYHEAQTDDSLLTKAVMTSAMALGAELYMPAKFAGAVFENGGWTVTFERDGKMSGLRASCLVNAGGPWANMILEKITPSQKTVPVELVQGSHIVLAGKIERGIYYVESPKDRRGVFVMPWKGSTMIGTTETVFNGDPSAAVPLESEIRYLLETAGRYFPRLRSAGAGDVLDSFAGLRVLPSGGGSPFSRSRETLLHSDDLDKTKLVSVIGGKLTSYRATGESVVGKLAPLLPSVKTRADTKKLPLK; encoded by the coding sequence ATGAGCTCCAAAACCTATGACATCGCGGTGATCGGCGGCGGAATACATGGCGTCGGCACGGCGCAGGCGGCGGCCGCGGCGGGGTATTCCGTGGCGGTTCTGGAAATGAAGGGGCTGGCAAGCGGCACGTCGGGAAAATCCAGCAAGCTTATCCACGGCGGACTTCGCTACCTGGAAACGGCGCAACTGTCGCTGGTGCAAGAGTGCCTGCATGAGCGCGCGCTTCTTTTGAAAAACGCCCCCGGCCTTGTTGAACTGAAAAAGATTTTCATCCCGGTTTACCGCGAAACGTCCAGACGCCCGCTGCTTATCCGCGCCGGACTCTCCATGTATTACGCCCTTTCCGGCTTTAACCGGGATTCGGGATTCATCACGGTGCCAAAAAGGGAATGGGAACATCTCGATGGAATGGATGCCAATGGCATTCAGGCGGTTTTCCAGTACCACGAAGCCCAGACCGACGACAGCCTGCTCACCAAGGCGGTGATGACCTCGGCGATGGCATTGGGCGCGGAGCTGTATATGCCCGCGAAATTCGCCGGCGCGGTGTTTGAAAACGGCGGCTGGACGGTGACGTTCGAGCGGGACGGCAAGATGTCCGGGCTGAGGGCTTCATGCCTTGTTAACGCCGGCGGGCCGTGGGCCAACATGATTCTGGAGAAGATAACTCCATCGCAAAAAACGGTTCCGGTGGAGCTTGTCCAGGGAAGCCACATCGTTTTGGCGGGAAAGATCGAGCGGGGAATTTATTATGTCGAGTCGCCGAAAGACCGGCGCGGCGTTTTCGTGATGCCGTGGAAGGGCAGCACCATGATAGGAACCACCGAAACCGTTTTTAACGGCGACCCGTCCGCCGCGGTTCCGCTGGAAAGCGAAATCCGGTACCTGCTGGAAACGGCGGGGCGCTATTTCCCCCGTCTTCGTTCGGCCGGGGCCGGGGATGTTTTGGATTCTTTCGCGGGCTTGCGGGTTTTGCCTTCGGGCGGCGGAAGCCCGTTCAGCCGGTCCAGGGAAACGCTTCTGCATTCCGATGATCTGGATAAGACGAAGCTTGTTTCCGTCATCGGCGGCAAGCTTACTTCCTACCGCGCCACGGGGGAATCGGTTGTCGGGAAACTGGCCCCGCTGCTCCCTTCCGTAAAAACCAGGGCCGACACGAAGAAGCTCCCTTTGAAATAG